One region of Parerythrobacter jejuensis genomic DNA includes:
- a CDS encoding GNAT family N-acetyltransferase, with protein sequence MTAIAASYHDRVNVLQGTMPQDASPFDRPEWYALLAQRKMPLVAMASDGQNTAALALTRAKGRIEPLNHWYSFTWRQLAPVGEDGDRLLGAIAHGLRAQTHRVTLSPVPDEDGSASRLERAFRDAGWIVHREQCDFNHVLPVNDRSFAEYWASRPGRMRTTLKRKAKKVEVELLTRFDETAWGAYEEIYAQSWKPAEETPEILRKFAREEGDAGRIRLAIARHEGRPIAAQFWTVENGVAYIHKLAHLEETRNLSAGTTLSAALFEHVIDIDNVGLVDFGTGNDSYKADWMEKVRPRFLIDCLDPRQPRSWAPLAKRFLTRLAQRPSES encoded by the coding sequence TTGACTGCAATTGCTGCCAGCTATCACGACAGGGTTAATGTCTTGCAAGGGACGATGCCACAAGATGCATCTCCTTTCGACAGGCCCGAATGGTATGCCCTGCTCGCGCAGCGCAAGATGCCGCTGGTCGCGATGGCGAGTGATGGCCAGAACACAGCCGCCCTCGCCCTGACCCGCGCAAAGGGGCGGATCGAACCGCTCAATCACTGGTACAGCTTCACCTGGCGGCAGCTGGCACCGGTGGGTGAGGATGGTGACAGACTGCTGGGCGCAATCGCGCACGGCTTGCGTGCGCAAACACATCGCGTCACTCTCTCGCCTGTACCTGACGAGGATGGGTCCGCATCCCGACTGGAGCGTGCTTTCCGCGATGCAGGGTGGATCGTTCACCGCGAACAATGCGATTTCAATCACGTCCTGCCGGTAAACGACCGCAGCTTTGCAGAATACTGGGCCAGTCGCCCGGGCCGCATGCGCACCACGCTCAAGCGCAAGGCGAAAAAGGTCGAGGTCGAATTGCTGACCCGCTTCGATGAAACCGCATGGGGTGCCTACGAAGAGATTTACGCCCAGAGCTGGAAGCCTGCCGAGGAGACGCCGGAAATCTTGCGCAAATTCGCGCGCGAGGAAGGCGATGCAGGTAGGATCCGTCTGGCCATTGCACGTCACGAAGGTCGGCCGATCGCCGCCCAATTCTGGACCGTCGAGAATGGCGTCGCCTATATTCACAAGCTCGCGCACCTGGAAGAGACCCGCAATCTGTCGGCGGGTACCACGTTGAGCGCGGCCCTGTTCGAACACGTGATCGACATCGACAATGTCGGTTTGGTCGATTTCGGCACCGGCAATGACAGCTACAAGGCCGACTGGATGGAGAAGGTTCGCCCCCGCTTTCTGATCGATTGCCTCGACCCGCGACAGCCCCGGTCATGGGCACCATTGGCCAAGCGATTCCTTACGCGGCTTGCGCAGCGCCCCTCCGAAAGCTAG
- a CDS encoding acyl carrier protein: protein MTADPVHDGSDALGPSRAKIDSALRSVLCDVLGLEADDVAGFDADTGLFGHLPELDSMAVAGLLTELEDRLDILIEDDDVDGEMLETYGGLLAFAEAKVIEG from the coding sequence ATGACAGCTGATCCCGTTCACGACGGTAGCGACGCCTTGGGGCCGAGCCGGGCCAAGATCGATAGCGCTTTGCGTTCGGTCCTGTGCGACGTGCTGGGCCTGGAAGCCGATGATGTCGCCGGCTTCGATGCCGATACCGGCCTGTTTGGGCACCTGCCCGAGCTTGACTCCATGGCTGTGGCGGGATTGCTGACCGAGCTGGAAGACCGGCTCGATATCCTGATCGAGGATGACGACGTCGACGGGGAAATGCTGGAGACCTATGGTGGCCTGCTGGCCTTTGCCGAAGCCAAAGTCATCGAAGGCTGA
- a CDS encoding hydrolase 1, exosortase A system-associated → MSRLHLTFNCKGDTLAATLDTAPSSTGLLLVSGGNELRSGAFAGQAMLARQIAKAGFPVFRFDRRGVGDSEGENRGFERSRSDILAAIEAFRAIAPQVTKIVAFGNCDAASALMLAKGAGCDALVLSNPWTIEDGADDTPPPAAVRSRYLEKLKNPKEVWRLLSGGVDLRKLFGGLQQASKAKPEPSGLAERMQAGIADYEGTVQFVLASEDRTAQVFDSVWPKEDARVNRCDGATHAYVEPDASAWLEKRILSVLRGLCPGKKAG, encoded by the coding sequence ATGAGCCGTCTCCACCTGACCTTCAATTGCAAGGGTGACACCCTCGCCGCCACGCTCGACACGGCCCCATCCTCAACCGGATTGCTGTTGGTCAGCGGCGGCAACGAGCTGCGGTCCGGCGCATTTGCCGGACAGGCCATGCTGGCACGGCAGATCGCCAAGGCCGGGTTCCCGGTGTTTCGCTTTGACCGTCGTGGCGTGGGCGACAGCGAAGGCGAAAATCGCGGTTTCGAACGATCCCGGTCCGACATCCTTGCTGCTATCGAGGCTTTCCGCGCGATCGCGCCGCAGGTGACCAAGATTGTTGCGTTCGGAAATTGTGACGCGGCCAGTGCCCTGATGCTGGCCAAAGGGGCCGGATGTGATGCGCTTGTCCTTTCAAACCCCTGGACGATCGAGGATGGGGCGGATGATACCCCGCCCCCGGCAGCGGTACGATCGCGCTATCTCGAAAAACTGAAGAACCCGAAGGAAGTGTGGCGCCTGCTGTCCGGCGGGGTTGATTTACGCAAACTGTTCGGCGGCTTGCAACAGGCCTCCAAGGCGAAACCGGAACCCAGCGGCCTCGCAGAGCGTATGCAGGCGGGGATCGCCGACTATGAGGGCACCGTCCAGTTCGTGCTCGCGAGCGAAGACCGCACTGCCCAAGTGTTCGACAGCGTCTGGCCCAAGGAAGATGCGAGAGTGAACCGGTGTGACGGGGCCACCCATGCTTATGTCGAACCCGATGCCAGTGCATGGCTCGAAAAACGCATTCTCTCGGTGTTGAGGGGGCTATGTCCGGGTAAAAAGGCTGGCTAG
- a CDS encoding class I SAM-dependent RNA methyltransferase, translating into MNQAQEILRIAARGDGVTADGQHVAGAVPGDVLAADGTLQFGPRHQSPPCKHFANCGGCQLQHADDVALAQFVSERVTYAAEGQSIVAAKVAPAHLSPPRSRRRATFHAMRRGAQVLIGYREGRSHKLVDLSECHVLRPELFSLVAPLRELLQLWEGRLAADIELALIDQGVACGIKGIRAVGLSQTEALLDFARDNDLARLSLDDGLGPETVWEPEPATMTLGGVPVAFPAGAFLQATEDGERALVGAAKEWLAGITPVADLFSGLGTFALSLAGPSKVLAAEASRDAHLACQSAARRSGKPVFPQHRDLFRNPLTAEDLSKFGAVLLDPPRAGARDQILQIAQSSIPRVVYISCNPASWAKDAKTLVEAGFLLDEVRPVGQFRWSTHVELASLFTRT; encoded by the coding sequence GTGAACCAGGCCCAAGAGATTCTCCGCATCGCCGCACGTGGCGATGGCGTTACCGCAGATGGGCAGCATGTGGCTGGCGCAGTTCCAGGTGACGTGTTGGCGGCAGACGGTACGCTTCAATTCGGGCCGCGCCATCAATCCCCGCCTTGCAAGCATTTTGCGAATTGCGGTGGCTGCCAGCTGCAACATGCTGATGATGTCGCGCTGGCGCAATTCGTTTCCGAGCGCGTGACCTATGCCGCCGAAGGACAGAGCATCGTTGCCGCCAAGGTCGCTCCGGCCCACCTCTCGCCACCACGCAGTCGCCGCCGCGCGACCTTTCATGCCATGCGCCGGGGCGCACAGGTCCTGATCGGCTATCGCGAGGGGCGCTCGCACAAGCTCGTTGATCTGTCGGAATGCCATGTGCTGCGCCCAGAGCTCTTTTCCCTGGTCGCGCCGCTGCGCGAGCTGTTGCAATTGTGGGAAGGCCGCTTGGCCGCTGATATCGAACTGGCGTTGATTGATCAGGGTGTTGCGTGCGGGATCAAGGGCATCCGTGCAGTGGGGCTGAGCCAAACCGAGGCGCTGTTGGATTTTGCTCGCGACAATGATCTTGCGCGGCTTTCACTAGACGACGGCTTGGGGCCTGAAACAGTTTGGGAGCCGGAGCCTGCCACGATGACCTTGGGTGGTGTTCCGGTCGCCTTTCCGGCAGGCGCGTTTCTGCAAGCGACGGAAGACGGCGAGCGCGCATTGGTTGGTGCCGCGAAGGAGTGGCTGGCCGGCATCACGCCGGTGGCGGACCTGTTTTCGGGCCTGGGCACCTTTGCACTGAGCCTGGCAGGACCTTCGAAGGTGCTGGCTGCCGAGGCGTCACGCGATGCCCATCTGGCGTGTCAGAGCGCGGCGCGTCGATCGGGCAAGCCCGTCTTCCCGCAGCATCGCGACCTGTTCCGCAATCCTCTAACGGCGGAAGATCTGTCAAAATTCGGGGCGGTGTTGCTGGATCCGCCGCGGGCGGGCGCGCGCGACCAGATTCTCCAAATTGCCCAGAGTTCGATCCCTCGCGTCGTCTATATCAGTTGCAATCCGGCCAGTTGGGCAAAGGATGCCAAGACGCTGGTAGAGGCCGGGTTTCTGCTCGACGAAGTTCGCCCGGTGGGCCAGTTCCGCTGGTCGACCCATGTCGAGCTAGCCAGCCTTTTTACCCGGACATAG
- a CDS encoding NAD(P)H-hydrate epimerase: protein MPSSQVLSVATMQAAEQALMDAGISVHELMQRAGCGAAEWVWRISGGRPVTILCGPGNNGGDGYVIACEIAKRGGEVCVIAPIPPKTEAAQRAADLFGGEISPEATDASGDVFVDCLFGSGLTRPLSPEHVAMIAQLLDSHVHSVAIDVPSGVDADTGSWQAGLAAYDCTISLGAWKRAHWTGPAANQMGSKKLVDIGVGDQASGEAVWPQPVLAVPTPDSHKYRRGLLAVIGGEMPGAALLAAKAAMGGGAGYVKLFASRKLESSPADLVVDLTDLADALGDRRIKAVLVGPGLGRGPDAREMLAQALAGPGGKVLDADALMLLEPGMLEGVDATRIVITPHEGELQALSSAFAIKSDSKRDCAEALHRATGMIVLAKGPDTILVHAEGVGYFPAGSSWLSVAGSGDVLAGIIASRLATGEEPAQAAAQGVWVHHEAARQAGVAFSASTLADAVSSAYAAYL from the coding sequence ATGCCCAGTAGCCAGGTCCTGTCCGTCGCCACAATGCAGGCTGCCGAGCAGGCCCTGATGGATGCCGGAATCTCGGTCCATGAATTGATGCAGCGGGCCGGTTGCGGAGCAGCCGAATGGGTGTGGCGCATATCCGGCGGGCGCCCTGTCACGATACTGTGCGGGCCGGGCAATAATGGCGGGGACGGCTACGTCATCGCTTGCGAAATTGCCAAGCGTGGCGGGGAAGTCTGCGTGATTGCGCCGATCCCGCCCAAGACGGAGGCGGCGCAGCGGGCCGCAGACCTGTTTGGCGGTGAGATTTCACCAGAGGCCACAGATGCGAGCGGCGACGTGTTTGTCGATTGCCTATTTGGCAGCGGCCTGACGCGGCCCCTGTCGCCAGAGCATGTTGCCATGATTGCACAATTGCTGGACAGCCACGTGCACAGCGTGGCGATAGATGTCCCAAGCGGCGTCGATGCCGATACCGGCAGCTGGCAAGCGGGCCTTGCTGCTTATGATTGCACGATTTCCCTTGGCGCATGGAAGCGTGCACATTGGACCGGGCCCGCCGCGAACCAGATGGGCAGCAAGAAACTGGTTGATATCGGGGTGGGAGACCAAGCGAGTGGCGAAGCCGTATGGCCGCAACCTGTGCTCGCTGTGCCAACGCCGGATTCCCACAAATATCGGCGCGGGCTGCTCGCTGTCATCGGTGGTGAGATGCCCGGCGCTGCCTTGCTTGCAGCAAAGGCGGCAATGGGGGGCGGGGCGGGCTATGTGAAGCTGTTCGCATCGCGGAAGCTAGAGAGTTCTCCTGCCGATCTGGTAGTCGACCTGACTGATCTCGCTGATGCGCTGGGCGATAGAAGAATCAAGGCCGTGCTGGTTGGTCCGGGACTGGGCCGGGGACCGGACGCGCGCGAGATGCTGGCGCAGGCTCTGGCGGGCCCGGGAGGCAAGGTTCTCGATGCCGATGCCTTGATGCTGCTGGAGCCGGGAATGCTGGAAGGTGTCGATGCGACCCGGATTGTGATCACCCCGCATGAAGGTGAATTACAGGCCCTGTCTTCCGCCTTTGCGATCAAGTCCGACAGCAAGCGTGATTGCGCTGAGGCGTTGCATCGGGCCACGGGAATGATCGTGCTCGCGAAGGGACCCGACACAATTCTCGTCCATGCCGAGGGGGTGGGGTATTTCCCCGCCGGATCAAGCTGGCTCTCGGTCGCCGGGAGCGGTGATGTCCTGGCAGGGATCATCGCCAGTCGGCTGGCGACTGGTGAAGAACCCGCACAGGCCGCCGCACAGGGCGTTTGGGTCCATCATGAGGCCGCCCGGCAAGCAGGTGTGGCCTTTTCGGCAAGCACGCTGGCGGACGCGGTTTCAAGCGCCTACGCCGCGTATTTGTGA
- the ilvD gene encoding dihydroxy-acid dehydratase, with product MTNTFDKSRLPSRHVSVGPERAPHRSYYYAMGLSSEEIARPFVAVASAGNDSAPCNTTLDAQADICRTGVEEGGGMPRRFNTITVTDGIAMGHQGMKSSLASREVIADSVELSVRGHCYDALVGFAGCDKSLPGMMMAMLRLNVPSIFVYGGSILPGTHHGKDVTVVDVFEAVGQHAAGNCPLKELQALEKVACPGHGACGGQFTANTMACVGEAIGLSLPNSNMAPAPYRSREEIAVAAGRQVMTLLERNLRPRDICTKAAFENAARVVAATGGSTNAALHLPAMANECGIDFHLFDVAEIFKSTPYIADLKPGGQYVAKDMHEAGGVYMAMKTLLDGGFLDPEPITVTGKALGENLEEITWNPDQKVFYDVKSPITPTGGVVGLKGSLAPEGAIVKVAGMDRLQFTGPARVFECEEEAFEAVERRDIAEGCVIVIRYEGPKGGPGMREMLSTTAALYGQGMGEKVALITDGRFSGATRGFCIGHVGPEAADGGPIALVEDGDMISIDAETGMIELEVEPAILERRRTAWQPRENDYQAGALWRFAQNVGPAYQGAVTHPGAKAEKHVYADI from the coding sequence GTGACCAACACATTCGACAAATCCAGGCTGCCGAGCCGCCATGTCTCGGTCGGACCGGAGCGTGCGCCGCACCGGTCTTACTATTATGCCATGGGGCTATCTTCCGAAGAAATCGCGCGGCCTTTTGTTGCAGTGGCAAGCGCGGGGAATGACAGCGCGCCGTGCAATACCACGCTGGATGCGCAGGCCGATATCTGCCGCACCGGAGTGGAGGAAGGCGGCGGCATGCCGCGCCGGTTCAATACCATCACCGTAACCGATGGCATCGCGATGGGCCACCAGGGCATGAAAAGCTCGCTCGCCAGCCGCGAAGTGATCGCCGATTCTGTCGAGCTGTCGGTACGCGGGCATTGCTATGATGCGCTGGTCGGCTTTGCCGGTTGTGACAAGAGCTTGCCGGGTATGATGATGGCTATGCTGCGCCTGAATGTACCTTCGATCTTCGTCTATGGCGGCTCGATCCTGCCCGGGACCCATCACGGCAAGGATGTGACCGTGGTCGATGTGTTCGAGGCTGTGGGGCAACATGCCGCCGGGAATTGCCCGCTGAAGGAGCTGCAGGCGCTCGAAAAGGTCGCGTGCCCCGGCCACGGTGCCTGTGGCGGCCAGTTCACCGCCAACACCATGGCATGCGTAGGTGAGGCGATCGGCCTGTCGCTACCCAACAGCAATATGGCCCCTGCGCCCTATCGTTCGCGCGAGGAAATCGCCGTCGCCGCCGGTCGGCAGGTGATGACTTTGCTGGAGCGCAACCTGCGCCCGCGCGACATCTGTACAAAGGCTGCTTTCGAGAATGCAGCGCGCGTGGTGGCGGCCACCGGAGGCTCGACCAACGCGGCGCTCCATCTGCCGGCGATGGCCAATGAATGTGGCATCGATTTTCACCTGTTCGATGTCGCCGAGATATTCAAATCAACGCCTTACATCGCAGACCTCAAGCCTGGTGGACAGTATGTTGCCAAGGATATGCATGAGGCAGGTGGGGTCTACATGGCGATGAAAACGCTGCTTGATGGCGGCTTCCTCGATCCCGAGCCGATCACCGTAACGGGCAAGGCTCTGGGTGAAAACCTCGAAGAGATTACCTGGAATCCCGACCAGAAGGTCTTCTACGATGTGAAGTCCCCGATTACGCCCACAGGCGGCGTAGTGGGCCTCAAGGGCTCGCTTGCGCCGGAAGGGGCGATCGTGAAAGTCGCAGGGATGGACAGGTTGCAATTCACCGGTCCGGCGCGGGTGTTCGAGTGCGAGGAAGAAGCGTTCGAGGCAGTCGAACGGCGCGATATCGCCGAAGGGTGCGTCATTGTGATCCGTTACGAAGGGCCCAAGGGTGGCCCGGGCATGCGGGAAATGTTGTCGACTACCGCTGCGCTGTATGGGCAGGGCATGGGTGAAAAGGTCGCGCTGATTACCGATGGCCGCTTCTCTGGCGCAACCCGGGGCTTCTGTATCGGCCATGTCGGCCCGGAAGCTGCCGATGGCGGGCCCATCGCCCTGGTCGAGGACGGCGATATGATCAGCATCGATGCCGAAACCGGCATGATCGAGCTGGAGGTCGAGCCGGCCATCCTCGAACGGCGGCGCACGGCATGGCAACCGCGCGAGAACGATTATCAGGCAGGCGCGCTCTGGCGCTTTGCACAGAATGTCGGCCCGGCTTATCAAGGCGCGGTGACCCACCCCGGAGCCAAAGCGGAAAAGCATGTCTATGCGGATATTTAG
- a CDS encoding N-formylglutamate amidohydrolase: MMDDLPYRQVGEPVPGRIVCVADHASNFVPDDVPLGIAAELLETHIAVDIGTGGIADRLARRHGIPAHIATASRLVCDLHRHEDQEGVMPISSDGHLIPGNIGADLEKRLDRFHRPYHTEMARWLDAAQPELIVALHSFTPSLRSSDEERPWEVALLYNQDDSAARHAIRLFGEEGLTVGDNEPYSGKQLNATMDRHAEAHGRPYLTIEIRQDLIVSEAEQARWAALVADVANRTALALRGV; the protein is encoded by the coding sequence ATGATGGACGATCTGCCCTATCGCCAGGTTGGCGAGCCCGTTCCGGGCCGGATCGTGTGTGTGGCGGACCATGCCTCGAACTTTGTGCCGGACGACGTGCCGCTCGGCATCGCTGCGGAATTGCTGGAAACGCATATCGCGGTAGATATCGGCACCGGAGGGATCGCAGACCGGCTGGCCCGCCGGCATGGCATCCCGGCCCATATCGCCACTGCCAGCCGGCTGGTGTGCGATTTGCATCGTCATGAGGACCAGGAAGGTGTGATGCCGATCAGCAGTGACGGGCACTTGATCCCGGGCAATATCGGCGCCGATCTGGAAAAGCGCCTCGACCGGTTCCATCGCCCATACCACACGGAGATGGCCCGGTGGCTCGATGCCGCGCAGCCGGAATTGATCGTCGCGCTGCACAGCTTCACCCCCAGCTTGCGTTCGAGCGACGAGGAGCGCCCGTGGGAAGTGGCATTGCTCTACAACCAGGACGATAGCGCCGCGCGCCATGCCATCCGCCTGTTCGGTGAAGAAGGGCTGACGGTTGGCGACAACGAACCCTATTCAGGCAAACAGCTCAACGCGACGATGGATCGGCACGCAGAGGCGCATGGGCGCCCCTATCTTACCATCGAGATCCGGCAGGATCTGATCGTGTCCGAGGCAGAGCAGGCTCGCTGGGCTGCATTGGTGGCAGATGTCGCCAATCGCACAGCCCTGGCGCTGCGCGGCGTTTGA
- a CDS encoding 4-(cytidine 5'-diphospho)-2-C-methyl-D-erythritol kinase has product MSITETAYAKINLALHVRKRREDGYHELETLFAFIDGGDVLSARKAAQDEVRTFGEFGQQLTDPFDNIIAKTLNALPRAGGLAIALEKNLPVAAGLGGGSADAGAVFRIVRALDGLPEDWQERAARLGADVPACVESVACIGRGTGTQLLPITNDLEGMAVLLVNPRIPLATGPVFAAWDGEDRGAMPEGSVREIAMQGRNDLEQPAISLCPPISDVLAALRETNPLLARMSGSGATCYALYERHDVMREAAEKLAFSKPGWWQMQGCLR; this is encoded by the coding sequence GTGTCCATTACCGAAACCGCTTATGCCAAGATCAACCTCGCGCTGCATGTCCGCAAGCGGCGCGAGGATGGCTATCACGAGCTCGAAACGCTGTTCGCCTTTATTGATGGCGGCGATGTGTTGTCTGCCCGAAAGGCCGCACAGGACGAAGTTCGAACTTTTGGCGAGTTTGGACAGCAACTGACTGATCCATTTGATAATATCATTGCCAAGACCCTGAATGCTCTGCCGCGTGCAGGTGGCTTGGCGATTGCGCTTGAGAAGAACCTGCCCGTAGCTGCGGGGCTGGGGGGTGGCTCGGCCGATGCCGGGGCAGTGTTCAGGATTGTGCGCGCATTGGATGGCCTGCCCGAGGATTGGCAGGAGCGCGCCGCCAGGCTTGGCGCCGATGTACCCGCCTGTGTGGAAAGTGTTGCTTGCATCGGCAGGGGAACCGGCACGCAGTTGCTGCCGATCACCAATGATCTTGAAGGAATGGCCGTGCTGCTGGTCAATCCGCGCATCCCTCTGGCGACCGGCCCAGTCTTTGCGGCGTGGGATGGCGAGGATCGAGGTGCAATGCCTGAGGGTAGCGTCCGCGAGATTGCGATGCAGGGCCGCAATGACCTGGAGCAACCGGCGATATCGCTGTGTCCGCCGATTTCGGATGTGTTGGCCGCGCTTCGCGAAACCAATCCGCTTCTTGCCCGTATGTCTGGTTCAGGTGCCACCTGTTATGCGCTGTATGAACGTCATGACGTCATGCGCGAGGCCGCAGAAAAGCTGGCTTTTTCGAAGCCCGGCTGGTGGCAGATGCAAGGATGCTTACGATGA
- a CDS encoding electron transfer flavoprotein-ubiquinone oxidoreductase: MSERESMPCDVVIVGGGVAGLAAAIRLKQINEEIEVVVLEKGSEIGAHILSGAVVDPKSLDELLPEWRDMDCAMAETPVTDNWHWMLSKNGKFGMPHIMMPPFMSNDGCYTGSLGNLTRWLAEQAEGLGVMVFPGFPASEVMFDDNGAVKGVITQDMGIAADGSEKGDFQPGMEIEAKYTFFAEGARGSLTKEMKAKFDLEANCQPQVYGLGIKELWDIDPDKHVPGRVIHTQGWPLSESDSWGGGFLYHQANGQVALGFVTALDYKNPYVSPFQEFQRWKTHPAIREYLEGGKRVAYGARAINEGGWQSVPKLAFPGGALIGCAAGFVNVPRIKGSHTAMKSGMLAAEAAAEALAADKEHTELADYEANLRESWIATELKKVQNAQPLVAKFGGDLGTVLAGADMWMRTLKIGLPLAMKHSPDYTYTGRADLFPPINYPKPDNEISFDRLTSVAFSYTNHAEDQPVHLQVKNPELQKESELLVYGGPSTRYCPAGVYEWVADEDSGEMNFVINSQNCVHCKTCDIKDPNQNINWVTPEGGGGPNYPNM; the protein is encoded by the coding sequence ATGAGCGAACGCGAATCCATGCCATGTGACGTTGTGATCGTCGGGGGCGGCGTGGCCGGCCTTGCAGCGGCGATCCGTCTCAAGCAGATCAACGAAGAGATCGAAGTCGTCGTCTTGGAGAAAGGCTCCGAGATCGGGGCGCATATTCTGTCCGGCGCGGTCGTCGATCCGAAATCTCTGGACGAGCTGCTGCCCGAATGGCGCGACATGGATTGCGCGATGGCAGAAACGCCAGTGACCGACAATTGGCACTGGATGCTGTCAAAGAACGGCAAGTTCGGCATGCCGCATATCATGATGCCTCCCTTTATGAGCAATGACGGGTGCTACACCGGTTCGCTCGGCAATCTGACCCGCTGGCTGGCCGAACAGGCCGAAGGCTTGGGCGTGATGGTATTCCCCGGCTTCCCCGCTTCGGAAGTAATGTTTGACGACAATGGCGCGGTCAAAGGCGTCATCACCCAGGATATGGGCATTGCCGCCGATGGCAGCGAGAAGGGCGATTTTCAGCCCGGCATGGAAATCGAGGCGAAATATACCTTCTTCGCCGAGGGTGCTCGCGGCAGCCTGACCAAGGAAATGAAGGCGAAATTCGACCTTGAGGCCAATTGCCAGCCGCAGGTCTATGGCCTGGGTATCAAGGAATTGTGGGATATCGATCCCGACAAGCATGTGCCGGGCCGTGTGATCCACACGCAGGGCTGGCCGCTTTCCGAAAGCGACAGCTGGGGCGGGGGCTTCCTCTATCACCAGGCCAATGGCCAGGTTGCGCTCGGTTTCGTGACCGCGCTCGATTACAAGAACCCCTACGTCTCGCCGTTCCAGGAATTCCAGCGCTGGAAGACACATCCGGCGATCAGGGAATATCTCGAGGGTGGGAAGCGTGTGGCCTATGGCGCGCGGGCGATCAATGAAGGCGGCTGGCAGTCTGTGCCCAAGCTCGCCTTCCCGGGCGGCGCACTGATTGGCTGTGCAGCGGGCTTCGTCAACGTGCCCCGGATCAAGGGCAGCCACACCGCGATGAAAAGCGGCATGCTGGCCGCAGAGGCCGCTGCAGAAGCTCTGGCGGCTGACAAGGAGCACACCGAACTCGCTGATTACGAAGCGAATTTGCGGGAGAGCTGGATCGCGACCGAGCTCAAGAAAGTCCAGAATGCGCAGCCACTGGTGGCCAAATTTGGTGGCGATCTGGGTACAGTGCTGGCAGGTGCCGACATGTGGATGCGCACGCTGAAGATCGGCCTGCCGCTCGCGATGAAGCACAGCCCGGACTATACCTATACCGGCCGGGCCGATCTGTTCCCGCCGATCAACTATCCCAAACCGGACAATGAAATCAGCTTTGACCGGCTGACATCGGTTGCCTTCAGCTATACCAACCATGCAGAGGACCAGCCGGTCCACCTGCAGGTCAAGAATCCGGAGCTGCAGAAAGAAAGCGAGCTGTTGGTGTATGGCGGCCCTTCGACCCGCTATTGCCCGGCCGGCGTCTACGAATGGGTGGCTGACGAGGATAGCGGCGAGATGAACTTCGTGATCAACTCGCAAAACTGCGTCCACTGCAAGACCTGCGACATCAAGGACCCGAACCAGAACATCAACTGGGTCACACCAGAGGGTGGCGGCGGACCGAACTATCCGAATATGTGA